One stretch of Natranaerovirga pectinivora DNA includes these proteins:
- a CDS encoding NUDIX domain-containing protein — protein MAIRSAVKTIVIKDGCILLIKYISEKGFVHYGLPGGGQEQFENMEETAKREFLEETGYQIKLKRFAAIAEEIFEDKELRKEYPNYVHRIHHIFQGELIEEDNVIGTCGNIDTNQVGCEWIPIEKVSKIYLIPRQVKENLIIILNSSYPIYLGTTYEKANFK, from the coding sequence ATGGCAATAAGAAGTGCAGTTAAGACAATTGTTATTAAAGATGGATGTATACTTTTAATTAAATATATATCAGAAAAGGGATTTGTACATTATGGACTCCCAGGTGGGGGACAAGAGCAATTTGAAAATATGGAAGAAACCGCTAAACGTGAGTTCCTTGAAGAAACAGGTTACCAAATTAAATTAAAAAGATTTGCTGCTATTGCAGAAGAAATTTTTGAAGATAAAGAACTGAGAAAAGAATACCCCAATTATGTACATAGAATACATCATATCTTTCAAGGAGAGTTAATAGAAGAAGATAATGTGATTGGGACCTGTGGAAATATCGATACTAATCAAGTTGGTTGTGAGTGGATTCCAATTGAAAAAGTTTCAAAGATATATCTAATACCTAGACAGGTAAAAGAAAATTTAATTATTATCTTAAACTCAAGTTATCCCATTTATTTAGGGACAACATATGAAAAAGCCAATTTTAAGTAG
- a CDS encoding DUF3137 domain-containing protein, whose amino-acid sequence MGLFGPSKEEVWKELCEEIKGTLINEGFWKGSRVEVQYKNWKIYLDTYTVSTGKSSITYTRLRAPFVHYRDFHFKIYERFGIISDIGKALGMQDIEIGDSEFDKKYIIQGNNESIVKSILSNTRVKDLIYLQPRIKLETKNNEGIFGPNFKDNESQLYFLVTGVIKDVQLLKIIFELFSVLLDEMALQGVISEDTPSVQLYK is encoded by the coding sequence ATGGGTTTGTTTGGTCCATCTAAAGAGGAAGTTTGGAAAGAGTTATGTGAAGAAATCAAAGGTACTTTAATAAATGAAGGGTTTTGGAAGGGAAGTCGAGTTGAAGTACAATATAAAAACTGGAAGATATATCTAGATACATATACAGTTTCGACAGGTAAATCATCAATCACATATACACGATTGAGGGCACCCTTTGTTCATTATAGAGATTTTCATTTTAAAATATATGAACGATTTGGAATCATTTCAGATATTGGTAAGGCTTTAGGAATGCAAGATATCGAAATAGGAGATAGTGAATTTGACAAAAAGTATATTATACAAGGGAATAATGAGAGTATTGTAAAGAGTATTTTGTCAAACACAAGAGTTAAGGATTTGATATATTTGCAACCTAGAATTAAATTAGAGACTAAAAATAATGAGGGGATATTTGGTCCAAATTTTAAAGACAATGAGAGCCAATTATATTTTTTAGTAACTGGAGTAATTAAAGATGTCCAATTGTTAAAGATCATTTTTGAATTATTTAGTGTGCTATTAGATGAAATGGCACTACAGGGCGTTATAAGTGAAGATACGCCAAGTGTGCAGTTATATAAATGA
- a CDS encoding histidine phosphatase family protein translates to MTRLYITRHGQTEWNVEGRLQGQKDSKLTELGESQAIWLGESLKDVEIDIIISSSSGRAMKTAELIRGNRDIEIMSNDNLREIHLGEWEGQLHLEIEKHSPDEQKNFWNFPHLYKIKDGETFQQVFDRVTNEIERVLLDFQGKNILVVTHAVVLKSLITYFENKEIKDLWSGKFMNSTCLNIVEIKNDSRKFVLQGDTSHYPTEEGLYSNNNC, encoded by the coding sequence ATGACAAGGTTATATATAACGAGACATGGTCAAACAGAGTGGAATGTTGAAGGAAGATTACAAGGTCAAAAAGATTCAAAATTAACAGAGTTAGGTGAAAGTCAAGCAATTTGGCTTGGAGAAAGCTTGAAAGATGTAGAAATTGACATAATTATATCTAGTTCAAGTGGTCGTGCAATGAAAACAGCTGAATTAATTCGTGGGAATAGAGATATAGAAATAATGTCAAATGATAATTTAAGAGAGATACATCTTGGAGAATGGGAGGGACAGCTACATCTAGAAATTGAAAAGCATTCTCCAGATGAACAAAAGAATTTCTGGAATTTTCCTCATTTATACAAGATAAAAGATGGAGAAACATTTCAACAAGTTTTTGATAGAGTAACGAATGAAATAGAAAGAGTACTTTTAGATTTTCAAGGAAAAAACATCTTAGTTGTTACCCATGCAGTTGTATTAAAATCTCTTATCACGTATTTTGAAAACAAAGAGATCAAAGATTTATGGAGTGGGAAGTTTATGAATTCTACTTGTTTAAATATAGTGGAAATTAAAAATGATAGTAGGAAGTTTGTTTTGCAAGGAGATACATCACATTATCCAACTGAAGAAGGATTATATTCTAATAATAATTGTTAA
- a CDS encoding HAD family hydrolase, with product MSILIWDFDNTLAYRDGMWTKSLYEVLKRNDFIVSEDDIRPHFQDGFPWHRHKEVHKDYFNGLSWWEYVNTIILNALLKIGIEKQSAIELTRQFKDEYLDISKWYLFEDTVRTLEKSISEEYSNYILSNHTPELIDIIEGLGIQKYFKKIISSAVVGYEKPNKLIFEEVSKHFEKDLKVYMIGDSYSADIQGALNYGFEAILVRQENKANYKNYSSNLDGIWEFI from the coding sequence ATGTCTATATTAATTTGGGATTTTGATAATACATTAGCTTATAGAGATGGTATGTGGACTAAATCATTGTATGAAGTTTTAAAACGCAATGATTTTATAGTGTCAGAAGATGATATTCGACCACATTTTCAAGATGGTTTTCCATGGCATAGACATAAAGAAGTACATAAGGATTATTTTAATGGACTTAGTTGGTGGGAATATGTTAATACAATAATCTTAAATGCTTTATTAAAGATTGGTATTGAGAAGCAAAGCGCAATAGAGTTGACCAGGCAATTTAAAGATGAGTATCTAGATATCAGTAAATGGTACTTGTTTGAAGATACTGTAAGGACCTTAGAAAAGTCTATTTCAGAAGAATATTCCAATTATATATTATCAAATCATACACCAGAACTAATTGATATTATCGAAGGTTTAGGGATACAAAAGTACTTTAAGAAGATTATATCTTCAGCAGTAGTTGGTTATGAAAAACCAAATAAATTAATATTCGAAGAAGTATCTAAACACTTTGAAAAGGACTTAAAAGTTTATATGATAGGTGATAGTTATTCTGCTGATATTCAAGGCGCTTTAAATTATGGCTTTGAAGCTATTTTGGTTAGACAAGAAAATAAGGCAAATTACAAGAATTACTCTAGTAATCTAGACGGTATATGGGAATTTATTTAG
- a CDS encoding transglutaminase-like domain-containing protein, protein MIDLILESSNLKDYLAEDHYVDFSHLVIREKVKELFRDCESEVSKIKKAFEFVRDEIAHSWDIQSTRITKRASEAMMYKEGICYAKSNLFAALLRSINIPAGFCYQRLTIGNTPETGYCIHALNAVYISEINKWIRLDTRGNKEGINAQFSIDTEQLAFPVRHYYDEKDYTMIYKEPNKKTIEVLNSNENCLEMYKYNLPTKI, encoded by the coding sequence ATGATAGATCTAATCCTTGAGTCATCAAATTTAAAAGATTACTTGGCAGAGGATCATTACGTTGATTTTAGCCATTTAGTTATTAGAGAAAAGGTTAAGGAACTTTTTCGAGATTGTGAAAGTGAAGTTTCAAAAATTAAAAAAGCATTTGAATTTGTTCGCGATGAGATTGCGCATTCTTGGGATATTCAAAGTACACGTATTACAAAAAGAGCGTCTGAAGCAATGATGTATAAGGAAGGTATTTGTTATGCAAAATCTAATTTATTTGCTGCATTATTACGTTCTATCAATATACCAGCTGGGTTTTGTTATCAACGACTTACTATTGGTAATACCCCTGAAACAGGATATTGTATTCATGCTTTGAATGCCGTTTATATATCAGAAATTAATAAATGGATTAGGTTAGATACAAGAGGAAATAAAGAGGGCATAAACGCCCAGTTTTCAATTGATACAGAACAATTGGCTTTTCCTGTACGTCATTATTATGATGAAAAAGATTATACAATGATATATAAGGAGCCAAATAAAAAAACCATTGAAGTGTTGAATAGTAATGAAAATTGTCTAGAGATGTACAAATATAATTTGCCTACAAAAATTTAA
- a CDS encoding HDIG domain-containing metalloprotein, translating to MRQDIIDSLKDEVKRRCESEDNYFGFGGYYHIKAVVKNASFLAESYGADIEVATIGAWLHDIASITDYNFYEELRHYSVDEGIEFVRNKLIRSYNKLSDESKEVYRDKYEAVMKILD from the coding sequence TTGAGACAGGATATTATTGATTCACTAAAAGATGAGGTAAAAAGAAGGTGTGAGAGTGAAGATAATTATTTTGGTTTTGGAGGGTATTATCATATAAAAGCTGTTGTTAAAAACGCAAGTTTCTTAGCTGAGAGTTATGGTGCCGACATTGAGGTTGCGACAATTGGTGCTTGGCTTCATGATATTGCTTCTATTACTGATTATAATTTTTATGAAGAACTAAGGCATTACTCTGTTGATGAAGGGATTGAATTTGTCAGGAATAAACTAATAAGGAGCTACAACAAATTATCAGATGAAAGCAAAGAAGTATATCGTGATAAATATGAAGCTGTTATGAAAATTCTAGATTAG
- a CDS encoding SAM-dependent methyltransferase, whose translation MKEVFNNIDLPFNANTFDIISNRHESFDAGEVRRILKDGGYFITQQVGSRNNNDLSKKLLDNFQPQCPEYNLKHQKELLINEGFNIVFENEVLTQTFFYDLGALVYLAKIIEWEFPGFSVDTCFDKLCDLQTDLIEKGYISAIQHRFIIVAQKV comes from the coding sequence GTGAAGGAAGTCTTTAATAATATAGATTTACCATTTAATGCAAATACTTTTGATATTATAAGCAATCGCCACGAATCTTTTGATGCTGGTGAAGTGAGACGTATATTAAAAGATGGAGGATATTTTATAACTCAGCAAGTTGGTAGTAGAAATAATAATGATTTATCTAAAAAATTACTAGATAATTTTCAACCACAATGTCCAGAATATAACTTAAAGCATCAGAAAGAATTGCTGATAAACGAAGGATTCAACATAGTTTTTGAAAATGAAGTCTTGACTCAAACATTTTTTTACGATTTAGGTGCATTAGTATACTTGGCAAAAATAATAGAATGGGAATTCCCAGGCTTTTCCGTTGATACATGTTTTGATAAATTATGTGATTTACAAACTGATTTGATAGAAAAGGGATATATTTCTGCAATACAGCATCGTTTTATTATTGTTGCACAAAAAGTTTAG
- a CDS encoding CDP-alcohol phosphatidyltransferase family protein, whose product MKSIPNGISLIRIFLAFAFFLIEPLSTSFFVIYFICGVSDILDGYIARKTNTGSKFGEKLDSIADLIMVTVLIIRLYPIIDIPITISYWVIGIAVIRVMSMGIVLIKHKTFGIIHTTGNKITGFMLFLFPLIIQLDALIYLLCIVASISAIEELLINLVSREFNGNRKSILHKVRYLD is encoded by the coding sequence TTGAAGTCTATTCCAAATGGTATATCACTAATAAGGATATTTCTTGCATTTGCATTTTTTTTGATAGAGCCATTAAGTACATCATTTTTTGTAATATATTTTATCTGCGGTGTTAGTGATATCCTTGATGGTTACATTGCAAGAAAAACCAATACAGGTAGTAAATTTGGAGAAAAGCTTGATTCTATAGCAGACTTAATTATGGTTACTGTTTTAATAATTAGGTTATATCCTATTATTGATATACCTATTACAATCTCTTACTGGGTTATTGGGATTGCAGTAATCAGAGTTATGTCCATGGGCATAGTATTAATAAAACATAAAACTTTTGGAATAATTCATACAACTGGTAATAAAATTACAGGTTTTATGTTATTCTTATTCCCTTTGATTATCCAATTGGATGCATTAATATATTTGCTTTGTATTGTTGCAAGTATTTCTGCAATAGAAGAACTCCTTATCAATTTAGTTTCAAGGGAATTTAATGGGAATAGAAAAAGTATATTACATAAGGTAAGATATCTAGATTAA
- a CDS encoding alpha/beta fold hydrolase, translating to MIEKHLSGTPIHYWIKEKELAESILFVHAAFADHTSFDEQIEFFAKEYQVITLDLIGHGKSIKTQKGDNISKTADYIYKLLEIEGINKIHLVGISIGALLIQDFANKFPDKVASLCCIGGYNINNFDSALQKENSGEQVKMMLKAVISIKWFAKSNKLISAFTTEGQEKFYNMNIRFKKRSFMYLAELKNLINKFKVTNRTYPILIGCGKYDIPMAIKAANMWHESEPKSKMVVFENAGHLVNMDTPQEFNENLIIFLKGNYEV from the coding sequence ATGATAGAAAAGCACTTATCGGGGACGCCTATCCATTATTGGATAAAGGAAAAAGAGTTAGCGGAAAGTATTTTGTTTGTTCATGCTGCTTTTGCAGATCATACGAGTTTTGACGAACAGATTGAGTTTTTTGCAAAGGAATATCAGGTAATTACCTTAGATTTAATTGGACATGGAAAATCAATTAAAACTCAAAAAGGTGATAACATTAGCAAAACTGCTGACTATATTTATAAACTTTTAGAAATTGAAGGAATAAATAAAATTCATCTTGTAGGAATCTCTATCGGGGCGCTTTTAATACAAGATTTTGCTAATAAATTTCCTGACAAAGTAGCTTCATTATGTTGTATAGGCGGGTATAATATAAATAATTTTGATTCAGCATTACAAAAAGAAAATAGTGGTGAACAAGTAAAAATGATGTTAAAAGCTGTTATTTCTATTAAGTGGTTTGCTAAAAGTAATAAACTTATTTCTGCTTTTACAACAGAAGGGCAAGAGAAATTTTATAATATGAATATTAGATTTAAGAAAAGGTCATTCATGTATTTGGCAGAATTAAAAAATCTTATTAATAAATTCAAAGTAACTAATCGTACTTATCCTATTTTAATAGGTTGTGGTAAATACGATATTCCTATGGCAATTAAAGCAGCTAATATGTGGCATGAAAGCGAGCCGAAGAGTAAAATGGTAGTATTTGAAAATGCAGGACATCTTGTTAATATGGATACACCCCAAGAATTTAATGAAAACTTAATCATATTTCTAAAAGGAAATTATGAGGTATAG